Below is a genomic region from candidate division KSB1 bacterium.
GTTGATTGAACGAGGCAACGATCTGCATGCGCCACCGCAACATGCCACCCCGATGGGGTTGGCGGCTTGTTCGATGGCACGTTTCTATAAACATGCCAACCCTGCGGGTTTGAATGTTGTGAAAATTCATCGATTGGCAAATTGTTTGACCACAGTCGCAACCAAAAACTTGCGCGACCGCATCGAAATCCGCATTCGCGACAACGGCAACGGCATTCCGCCGGACATTCGCGAGAAAATTTTTAATCCTTTCTTTACGACGAAACCAACCGGACAGGGCACGGGCTTGTCCATCAGCCACGACATCATCGGCCCGCCGCGGCGGAATCGTGGG
It encodes:
- a CDS encoding ATP-binding protein — encoded protein: MARFYKHANPAGLNVVKIHRLANCLTTVATKNLRDRIEIRIRDNGNGIPPDIREKIFNPFFTTKPTGQGTGLSISHDIIGPPRRNRGEIEVETEEGRFTEFVVKLPKV